The following DNA comes from Chelmon rostratus isolate fCheRos1 chromosome 3, fCheRos1.pri, whole genome shotgun sequence.
taggatgaagaggaaggtgCATTTGTAGCAGGTTAAAGATTCTGTAGATGGGAGTGTTTAGTAATCCTAAAATATAGATGTTGCACTACTACTTTCTGATTTTAGAAGCTATGTGAATCTTAACATAACTTTCCTCCTCATCAGACTTCCATAAGGATCCGGAgggtgagcagcagcagcagcagaagaaaaaagggggaaagtTCAAACCCATTAAGGTTCTCAAGAGGCTGAGCCATAAATCAGAACCAGGGAAGAGCCCCCGCAAGGAGAAGACGCCATAGAAAGGACACATTCTCCTCCAAGAGGATACGATGATACCAAGATAAAGGATGTTGGAAAAGACTGCATCAGGTCAAGAAAATAAGATGAGGTCTCCTTCAATTGTCATTAATGACTTGAAGTACAACCCTGAATCCACTCCCTGCTCACAACTTACATCACCGACTTTCAGTTGTGTTTTAAAGAGACTGTGTAACAGCTCAACCGCTTTAAGAACTGCCATGTTTGTAAGATCTCTGACCTTTAGTAGGCTTCTAAATGActcatttgttgtgtgttgctCCACTATCTTTGCATTGCCCGGCGTTTCTGGCCCTTATCAAGGGTCGGCAAAGGTATGATTGGTCAGGTAACTTTAAATGAAGTCATTTGGATGCAAGTTGGTTCCTGATAGCCATGAGTTTTTACTGTATTTCCTCTGCTCCTTGATTCCAAAGGTCAGTAGATGGATATCCGAGAAGGTCTGGTTTGATCCTGTGGTACTCGTGAAAGGAAAAGTTTTTTAAGGTGAACTCTGCTTTAAATTTCACATCATCTACCCATGAAATGCTCAACAACAGAGACCTAAGCTCTAGCTGCTATGTTATGATTGTTTGTGGTTCCCTTGTTTTTAGTTTGATAGGTTTGCGATGGTGTCATTTGTGTAAATGCATATCATCAAAGACGTCGACGACAGTAGATACAGTATTTATGGGAGTGTGTGACTCGAGACGAAGTGGGAGACTCCAAATCAGATCTAGAAAATTTGAGGTCTCAGCAGTGTAGAGTTAAAAGTGTTAAACTTAACATTTCTGTTAGAAGGTTTATTAGTATGAAAGTTCACACatgcaataataaatattagAAAAGGCAGATTTACAGGGTTTTAACAACTGTAGCAAGACCTTATAGCTTATAACAGTTTTAACCATTGGGGAAAACCTGAATATGCAATcattaatttatattttactcTGCCTTGCTCtatgtttccatgttttgcCTTAAAATGGATACAAAAAAAACGTGTTAATATTGTTTGTGTGAGTGCCATTTATTTAACTGCATATGTGGATGAGCTGTCATTTGTTCAAGCTTCTGTAAATGTCAGTATGTTTACTcattctgttttgtctgtttgtccttcATTTTAAATGGTAatctctgttgtgtctgtgtttctgctccgTGCCTGTCCTCCTGTCCAGCTGAAACCAAGGGCTTCTGTAGCCTCACATTTCTGTCAGATATACATTGTCCTGAAACAGCAGCGGGATtataaatactttaaaaatactgacattGGAAGGCAGAGGAATAAAATAacttaatgtaaatatttaatgctttgtaaATTCATTGCTTTCACCATCTGGTTTCCAAGTTATTTCCAAGAGTTCAGTCAGTGGCAGTGAGTCTTCTCCCGTCTCTTACAAGTTCAGACTTGCGGTTGTCTGTTCTGCagcctctcttttcctctcagatGTCACTCCATCCTTCTTGTGACAGCAGGTTTTGTTCGACACCTCCAGCTCTCGGATTTTCTGTGAGTGGAGTCATGACACAGCCATGCAATTTTAAAGATCTCTAAGTTGCTATTGTCCTGTCTGTCTAGCtatattgattaaaaaacatcacactAAACATTCATAAcgataaaacaataaagttgAAACACGTGTTACCAAAAGCTTTATCAAAACCCATAATGCAGGTTGATTTGAGCCAATATGTGAACCATTGTTTACCTGGGATATCTCCGtgttgatgatgttgatgtACTGCTTCTCCTTGCCCAGAGAGGCCATATCTGCCAGAAACTGCATCCTCTCCTCTATCTCATCTAGAACTACAAAAGAAACAGGTTGATATTAGACTTATTTAAGAGGAGCTGGATATATTTAGTCAAGCAGAGTAGCACATCTTGCTCTCAAAGACAAAACATCTTAATTCAAATCTGTTTCCTGGgaacatttcctctctgctaCAGCAGTTAATTCAACTCCTCTACAGTacatcatctgtttctgtgcagtCAGCCGCACCTTCCTGATACCGatctttctcctccaccactcCTGGGTTCTCACATGCAGGAACATTTTTGGAAGACACAGCTGTGGGTTCCTCTTGTCCTGTTGCCATAATACTCTGAagcctcctcttctctttctccaagTCTCCTAGagtgaaatggtgaaaaaaaaaaagtttttcgggatgcagaaa
Coding sequences within:
- the c3h22orf23 gene encoding UPF0193 protein EVG1, with the translated sequence MEASSPSRVGRRLWNNPRATHYSKETQDVMRLMMQESWLTNLQRKQIRECLKNGAALPLTAEPTATAPPPQPKISKPVQKRLLGKPQRRSAESCRSGNSYIREKFCPGPTRDLEKEKRRLQSIMATGQEEPTAVSSKNVPACENPGVVEEKDRYQEVLDEIEERMQFLADMASLGKEKQYINIINTEISQKIRELEVSNKTCCHKKDGVTSERKREAAEQTTASLNL